Proteins encoded in a region of the Verrucomicrobiia bacterium genome:
- a CDS encoding TIM barrel protein, protein MNTPTTLNRRDFLRVTALATAAMPLASSAANSPEPAPAKGKPKVGCLSWCFHDFSPGVDPERAIDTVGELGFDGIELIVTASRDLKGFWTDTRVDHYKQKLEQNKLQVSQFVLFQPVVEGLSSRKPDERELALDHFEAGCRIGQRLGARLINIVAPWARELRGPGDYLPRYYELPHPKPGEKFHIDIASGFDWDSVWAGYVETTRACLERAKAHDLKFSIEQHTHTLMPEAASFRRLWDEIRDPALGYNLDAGWTMLQREYPPVAVYKVRHQLLNLHMRDIDGLMRRFPMIGDGVMDFKAIVDALKDVGFDGFASIEQDKNPGDMKETCRRYLRMMREYIG, encoded by the coding sequence ATGAATACACCAACCACTCTCAACCGCCGCGATTTTCTGCGGGTCACTGCCCTGGCCACTGCCGCCATGCCGCTGGCATCCAGCGCGGCCAATTCTCCGGAGCCTGCGCCGGCCAAGGGCAAACCCAAGGTGGGTTGTTTAAGCTGGTGCTTTCACGATTTTTCTCCCGGAGTGGACCCCGAGCGGGCTATCGATACTGTCGGGGAGTTGGGCTTCGACGGCATCGAATTGATCGTGACCGCGAGCCGGGACCTCAAAGGCTTCTGGACCGATACCCGGGTGGACCATTACAAGCAGAAGCTGGAACAGAATAAACTGCAAGTGTCACAGTTCGTCCTGTTCCAGCCGGTAGTCGAAGGGCTTTCGAGCCGGAAACCGGATGAGCGCGAGCTGGCATTGGACCACTTCGAGGCAGGCTGCCGCATCGGGCAAAGGCTGGGCGCGCGCCTTATCAATATCGTGGCGCCCTGGGCGCGCGAGTTGCGAGGGCCTGGCGATTATTTGCCGCGTTATTACGAACTACCTCATCCCAAGCCAGGCGAAAAGTTCCACATCGACATTGCCTCTGGTTTTGATTGGGACAGCGTCTGGGCTGGATACGTCGAAACGACCAGGGCCTGCCTGGAGCGGGCCAAGGCGCATGATTTGAAATTCTCCATCGAGCAGCACACTCATACGCTAATGCCCGAGGCCGCCTCATTCCGCCGGCTCTGGGATGAGATTCGCGACCCGGCTCTTGGGTACAACCTCGACGCCGGCTGGACCATGTTGCAGCGCGAATACCCGCCTGTGGCCGTTTACAAGGTGCGCCACCAACTCCTGAATCTCCATATGCGTGACATCGACGGCCTGATGCGCAGATTCCCAATGATTGGCGACGGAGTCATGGATTTCAAAGCCATTGTCGATGCCCTGAAGGATGTCGGCTTCGATGGGTTTGCTTCCATCGAACAGGATAAAAATCCCGGTGACATGAAGGAGACCTGCCGCCGTTACCTGAGGATGATGCGAGAGTATATTGGGTAG
- a CDS encoding HAD-IIA family hydrolase — translation MKTGYLIDMDGVIYRENHLVPGAKDFVEALIMNGAPFIFLTNNSAPTPEDLAVRLGHLGIPGLSPRHFYTSALNTADFLNETHPACTVFVIGEGGLLTALHGHKIANDAIHPSYVVVGEGAASLEKLAKAHSCIERGARLLATNPDNWCPVSSDGTRPGAGATAAFLEASTGRRAYYLGKPNGYMFHRARRKLTDMAGGAKLDETVVIGDTMETDIRGAVEAGLQSYLVLSGSTRIENVIDYVYQPTRVLRSVADLIEEMNSGKPSSRLDSPVFSQTASTGARFGNRHQTDSQHPHKPRPPMAR, via the coding sequence ATGAAAACAGGCTATTTGATCGATATGGACGGCGTCATTTACCGCGAGAATCACCTCGTCCCGGGCGCAAAGGATTTCGTCGAGGCGCTCATCATGAACGGCGCGCCGTTTATTTTTTTAACCAACAATTCCGCGCCTACCCCAGAGGACCTCGCCGTGCGTCTTGGGCACTTGGGCATTCCAGGGCTTTCGCCGAGGCATTTTTATACTTCCGCGCTGAACACAGCGGATTTTCTCAATGAAACCCATCCGGCCTGCACTGTATTTGTCATTGGAGAAGGGGGGCTGCTGACGGCTTTACATGGACATAAGATAGCAAATGACGCCATTCATCCCAGCTACGTTGTAGTGGGCGAGGGGGCGGCCTCGTTGGAAAAACTGGCCAAGGCCCATTCGTGCATTGAGCGGGGCGCGCGGCTCCTGGCGACGAACCCCGACAACTGGTGCCCTGTCTCCAGCGACGGGACGCGACCGGGGGCCGGCGCCACCGCTGCGTTTCTCGAAGCCAGCACCGGGCGGCGCGCCTATTACCTGGGGAAACCCAATGGCTACATGTTCCATCGCGCCCGCCGCAAACTCACGGACATGGCCGGCGGCGCCAAACTCGATGAGACTGTGGTCATAGGTGACACCATGGAGACAGACATCCGGGGCGCGGTTGAGGCCGGTCTGCAATCCTACCTGGTCTTGAGCGGCTCCACTCGTATCGAGAACGTCATTGACTACGTCTATCAGCCGACGCGGGTGCTGCGAAGTGTGGCGGACCTCATCGAGGAGATGAATTCAGGCAAACCCTCCAGCCGCCTGGACAGCCCGGTTTTCTCTCAAACGGCCTCGACCGGTGCTCGCTTTGGAAACCGGCATCAAACCGACTCCCAGCATCCCCACAAGCCGCGCCCGCCTATGGCGAGATAG